ATGAACTCCGTAAATTGATCACAGAGTTGAAAAAACTTATCCCCTTTGACGGCTTTTCTTACGGTTTAGGAACGAAAAATCGGGATGTTCTTTATTTTGTCGATGTCGATTATTCACTGGAATATCTGGAACGGTACCTTGAAAAGGGATACATCCACATTGATCCGATTCTCGATGCCCTTGTTGAAGAGCGCAAAGTGATTAACTGAGAGCGGCCACAAAAAGTGAGGGAAAGACGGACAGGCAAATTGATGGAATACGACATCACCGACA
This genomic interval from Syntrophus gentianae contains the following:
- a CDS encoding autoinducer binding domain-containing protein translates to MSKYLTKSEILDLLHICDQALSIREEDELRKLITELKKLIPFDGFSYGLGTKNRDVLYFVDVDYSLEYLERYLEKGYIHIDPILDALVEERKVIN